Proteins co-encoded in one Streptomyces sp. JH34 genomic window:
- a CDS encoding D-alanyl-D-alanine carboxypeptidase, whose amino-acid sequence MPALKKTVVTVISAALLSLCVVSPAGAADKDKTDENQPKPTGPMSTVGGSRLGQVGTQVNLGPGAPVLPKDLSARSWIVADAESGQVLASHNAHWRLPPASTLKMLFADTVLPALQPKTLTHLVTEEELSGVGEGSSLVGVKEDHSYTVHDLWLGVFLRSGNDAVHVLSEMYGGVPATVAAMQRHAEELQALDTTVVSPDGYDAPRQVSSAYDLTLFARSGMQKADFREYAATATAEFPGEVKKGKKRETFEIQNTNRLITGDIGVEPYKGIAGVKNGYTTHAGNTFTGIAERDGRVLLVTVMNPSAEESHAVYKEAAGLLDWGFAASGKVTPVGELVPPKSAVTSKGSEPATGKGKEGTEGHEEDGKAAATTHAAAAGSSGVWTALSVIGGVLVVLAAGAFLVNRRWPLPDLVRRLPRR is encoded by the coding sequence GTGCCTGCTCTGAAAAAGACCGTCGTGACGGTCATCTCTGCCGCGTTGCTGTCCCTATGTGTCGTCAGTCCCGCGGGGGCGGCCGACAAGGACAAGACCGACGAAAACCAGCCGAAGCCGACCGGCCCGATGTCGACCGTGGGCGGTTCACGGCTCGGCCAGGTGGGAACCCAGGTCAATCTGGGACCGGGTGCCCCGGTGCTCCCCAAGGACCTCAGCGCGCGGTCGTGGATCGTCGCGGACGCGGAGAGCGGGCAGGTGCTCGCGTCGCACAACGCGCACTGGCGGCTGCCGCCCGCCTCCACCCTGAAGATGCTCTTCGCCGACACGGTCCTGCCCGCGCTGCAGCCGAAGACGCTGACCCATCTGGTGACCGAGGAGGAGCTCTCCGGCGTGGGCGAGGGGAGCAGCCTGGTGGGCGTGAAGGAGGACCACTCGTACACGGTCCACGACCTGTGGCTCGGGGTGTTCCTCCGCTCCGGCAACGACGCGGTGCACGTGCTGTCCGAGATGTACGGCGGCGTGCCCGCGACGGTCGCCGCGATGCAGCGTCACGCCGAGGAGCTCCAGGCCCTCGACACGACGGTCGTCTCACCCGACGGTTACGACGCCCCCCGCCAGGTCTCCAGCGCCTACGACCTGACCCTGTTCGCCCGGAGCGGGATGCAGAAGGCGGACTTCCGCGAGTACGCCGCGACGGCGACGGCCGAGTTCCCCGGTGAGGTGAAGAAGGGCAAGAAGCGGGAGACCTTCGAGATCCAGAACACCAACCGGCTGATCACCGGGGACATCGGGGTGGAGCCGTACAAGGGCATCGCGGGCGTCAAGAACGGTTACACCACCCACGCGGGCAACACCTTCACGGGGATCGCCGAACGCGACGGACGGGTGCTCCTGGTGACGGTCATGAACCCCTCGGCGGAGGAGAGCCACGCCGTCTACAAGGAGGCGGCCGGCCTTCTCGACTGGGGCTTCGCGGCGAGCGGCAAGGTGACCCCCGTCGGTGAGCTGGTGCCGCCGAAGTCCGCCGTGACCTCCAAGGGCTCCGAGCCCGCCACGGGGAAGGGCAAGGAGGGGACGGAGGGCCACGAGGAGGACGGGAAGGCCGCCGCGACGACCCACGCGGCCGCTGCCGGCTCCAGCGGGGTCTGGACCGCGCTGTCCGTCATCGGCGGAGTGCTGGTGGTCCTGGCCGCGGGAGCGTTCCTGGTCAACCGGCGCTGGCCGCTGCCCGACCTGGTGCGCCGCCTTCCCCGTCGCTGA
- a CDS encoding YihY/virulence factor BrkB family protein has protein sequence MDWLKELPVIGPLVARLMETHAWRSYETLERVHWARLAAAITFLSFLALFPLIAVGAAVGAALLSPQQLDEIKDKLADQVPGISDQLGIDSLVAHAGTVGVVAGALLLFTGIGWIGSMRDCLRAVWEKDDVDEGNPVVRKIKDAGLLIGLGGAALATLAVSTVASTAIGWTVDRLGIPENGVGGVLLQVAAVLVAMFADFLILLYLLTLLPGVEPPRRRLIVAGLVGAVGFELLKLLLGSYMRDVASKSMYGAFGVPIALLLWINFSAKLLLVCAAWTATPSKGAKGADVSDGEGGAPGRAAASAG, from the coding sequence ATGGACTGGCTGAAAGAACTCCCCGTCATCGGGCCGCTCGTCGCACGGCTGATGGAGACGCACGCCTGGCGTTCCTACGAGACGCTGGAACGGGTTCACTGGGCCAGGCTCGCCGCGGCGATCACGTTCCTCAGCTTCCTGGCGCTCTTCCCGCTGATCGCGGTCGGTGCCGCGGTCGGTGCGGCGCTCCTCTCCCCCCAGCAGCTCGACGAGATCAAGGACAAGCTCGCCGACCAGGTGCCGGGGATCTCGGACCAGCTCGGCATCGACAGCCTGGTGGCCCACGCGGGCACGGTGGGGGTCGTCGCCGGTGCGCTGCTGCTCTTCACCGGGATCGGGTGGATCGGCTCGATGCGTGACTGCCTGCGCGCCGTGTGGGAGAAGGACGACGTGGACGAGGGGAACCCGGTCGTCCGCAAGATCAAGGACGCCGGTCTCCTGATCGGCCTCGGCGGCGCGGCGCTGGCGACCCTCGCCGTGTCCACCGTCGCCTCCACGGCCATCGGCTGGACGGTCGACCGCCTGGGTATCCCCGAGAACGGCGTGGGCGGGGTGCTGCTCCAGGTGGCCGCCGTCCTCGTGGCGATGTTCGCCGACTTCCTGATCCTGCTCTACCTGCTGACCCTGCTGCCCGGGGTCGAGCCGCCGCGCCGCCGGCTGATCGTGGCCGGTCTGGTCGGCGCGGTCGGCTTCGAGCTGCTCAAGCTGCTGCTCGGCAGCTACATGAGGGACGTCGCCTCCAAGAGCATGTACGGCGCCTTCGGCGTCCCGATCGCGCTCCTGCTGTGGATCAACTTCAGCGCGAAGCTGCTGCTGGTCTGCGCCGCCTGGACGGCGACGCCGAGCAAGGGCGCGAAGGGTGCCGACGTCAGCGACGGGGAAGGCGGCGCACCAGGTCGGGCAGCGGCCAGCGCCGGTTGA
- a CDS encoding FAD-binding oxidoreductase: protein MSVDTVSLTGWGRTSPTTALRFRPRTYEEAAVVVRGRGPRGVVARGLGRSHGDAAQNAGGSVLDMTALDRIRAVDAVAGTVVCDGGVSLHRLLETLLPLGWFVPVTPATRHVTVGGAIGSDVHGTNHRTAGSFARHVRALELLTADGEVRTVLPGTDLFGATLGGLGLTGVVLSATLGLRPVTTSLMSVDTARAADLEGALALLSACGDGTPYAAAWIDLLARGRATGRAVVTRGEHVPLDALPAHARRTALAFRPGLLPTAASLVPEGLLGRTPTALLNELRHRCAPAVRTRRLQRISTFFHPLDSAPGRSRARGRSGSVQYQFTVGHGQEETLHRIVRQLTARRCPAFHAVLKRFGEGGPGWLSFPAPGWTLSFELPAALPGLARLLDGLDEEVAAAGGRVCLAKDARLRPGLPAVMYPRLAEFRALRQELDPEGAFRSDLSRRLVL, encoded by the coding sequence ATGTCTGTCGACACGGTGTCCTTGACCGGCTGGGGCCGCACCTCCCCGACGACCGCGCTGCGGTTTCGTCCTCGTACGTACGAGGAGGCCGCGGTGGTCGTGCGCGGCCGCGGACCGCGTGGAGTCGTCGCCCGGGGGCTGGGACGCTCCCACGGCGACGCCGCGCAGAACGCCGGTGGCTCCGTACTCGACATGACCGCGCTGGACCGGATCCGCGCGGTGGACGCCGTCGCGGGAACGGTGGTCTGCGACGGCGGAGTGAGCCTGCACCGCCTGCTGGAGACGCTGCTCCCGCTCGGCTGGTTCGTCCCGGTCACCCCGGCGACCCGCCATGTCACCGTCGGCGGCGCGATCGGCTCCGACGTCCACGGCACGAACCACCGGACCGCGGGCTCCTTCGCCCGTCATGTGCGCGCCCTGGAACTGCTGACCGCCGACGGCGAGGTGCGGACGGTGCTGCCGGGCACCGATCTGTTCGGCGCGACCCTCGGCGGTCTGGGACTGACCGGTGTCGTCCTCTCGGCCACCCTCGGTCTGCGACCCGTCACCACCTCGCTGATGTCGGTGGACACCGCGCGGGCAGCGGACCTGGAGGGGGCGCTGGCCCTTCTCTCCGCCTGCGGCGACGGCACCCCGTACGCGGCTGCCTGGATCGACCTCCTGGCCCGCGGGAGAGCCACCGGCCGCGCTGTCGTCACCCGCGGGGAGCACGTACCCCTGGACGCGCTCCCGGCTCACGCCCGGCGCACGGCGCTCGCCTTCCGTCCGGGCCTGCTGCCCACCGCAGCCTCGCTCGTTCCCGAAGGTCTGTTGGGCCGGACGCCGACGGCCCTCCTGAACGAGCTCCGCCATCGCTGTGCACCTGCTGTGCGGACCCGGCGACTGCAGAGGATCTCCACCTTCTTCCACCCCTTGGACTCCGCACCGGGTCGGAGCCGTGCCCGAGGCCGGTCCGGCTCCGTGCAGTACCAGTTCACCGTCGGTCACGGGCAGGAGGAGACCCTGCACCGCATCGTCCGGCAGCTCACCGCGCGCCGGTGCCCCGCGTTCCACGCCGTGCTCAAGCGGTTCGGCGAGGGCGGCCCGGGGTGGCTCTCGTTCCCGGCGCCGGGGTGGACGCTCTCCTTCGAACTGCCCGCCGCCCTGCCGGGCCTCGCGCGCCTGCTGGACGGGCTGGACGAGGAGGTGGCGGCGGCGGGCGGCCGGGTCTGCCTGGCGAAGGACGCGCGGCTGAGGCCCGGCCTGCCGGCCGTGATGTACCCGAGGCTGGCGGAGTTCCGGGCCCTGCGCCAGGAGCTGGACCCGGAGGGTGCCTTCCGGTCCGACCTGTCGCGGCGCCTCGTGCTCTGA
- a CDS encoding decaprenylphospho-beta-D-erythro-pentofuranosid-2-ulose 2-reductase — protein sequence MKDAFGAPQSLLVLGGTSEIGLATARRLIARRTRTVRLAGRPSPALERAAAELRELGADVRTVAFDALDSASHEEVLGKLFTEGDIDMVLLAFGVLGDQARDEEEPLSAVRVAQTNYTGAVSAGLVCAGALQAQGHGSLVVLSAVAGERARRADFIYGSSKAGLDAFAQGLGDALHGTGVHVMVVRPGFVRSRMTAGREEAPLATTPGAVADAIVTGLRRRSETVWVPGALRVVMSALRHVPRPLFRRLPVR from the coding sequence GTGAAGGACGCTTTCGGTGCCCCTCAGTCCCTGCTCGTCCTCGGCGGCACCTCGGAGATCGGTCTGGCCACCGCTCGCCGGCTGATCGCACGCCGCACCCGGACCGTACGCCTGGCCGGACGGCCCTCCCCCGCTCTGGAACGGGCTGCGGCGGAGCTGCGCGAGCTGGGCGCCGACGTCCGTACGGTCGCCTTCGACGCGCTCGACTCCGCCTCCCACGAGGAGGTGCTCGGGAAGCTCTTCACCGAAGGCGACATCGACATGGTGCTGCTGGCCTTCGGCGTGCTGGGCGACCAGGCACGCGACGAGGAGGAGCCGCTCTCCGCGGTGCGGGTGGCGCAGACGAACTACACCGGCGCGGTTTCCGCCGGGCTGGTGTGCGCGGGCGCGCTCCAGGCGCAGGGGCACGGGTCGCTGGTGGTGCTCTCCGCGGTGGCCGGCGAACGCGCACGGCGCGCCGACTTCATCTACGGATCCAGCAAGGCGGGGCTGGACGCCTTCGCCCAAGGGCTCGGTGACGCGCTGCACGGGACAGGCGTGCATGTGATGGTCGTGCGCCCCGGCTTCGTACGGTCACGGATGACGGCGGGGCGTGAGGAGGCGCCGCTCGCCACCACTCCCGGCGCCGTCGCGGACGCGATCGTGACGGGGCTGAGGCGGCGCTCGGAGACGGTGTGGGTGCCCGGGGCGCTGCGGGTGGTGATGTCGGCCCTGCGGCACGTGCCGCGTCCGCTGTTCCGCCGGCTGCCGGTGCGGTAG
- a CDS encoding 2'-5' RNA ligase family protein has translation MGTVTLGVSIAVPEPHGSLLQERRASFGDPAAYGIPTHVTLLPPTEAQAADLPAIGNHLSRIATAGRPFPMRLSGTGTFRPLSPVVYVQVVEGASACSWLQKRIREASGPLVRELQFPYHPHVTVAHGIAEEAMDRAYAELSSYEAAWTCGSFALYEQGADGVWRKINEFPFGGGGSAPAVPAQGGSSMDRPSLHT, from the coding sequence GTGGGGACCGTAACGCTTGGCGTTTCGATCGCGGTCCCGGAGCCGCACGGCAGCCTGCTCCAGGAGCGGCGCGCGAGCTTCGGGGACCCTGCCGCGTACGGCATCCCCACCCACGTCACCCTCCTTCCGCCGACGGAGGCCCAGGCGGCCGACCTGCCGGCGATCGGGAACCACCTCTCCCGGATCGCCACGGCCGGCCGCCCCTTCCCGATGCGGCTCTCCGGCACGGGCACCTTCCGGCCGCTGTCGCCGGTCGTCTACGTCCAGGTCGTCGAGGGCGCCTCGGCCTGTTCCTGGCTGCAGAAGCGGATCCGGGAGGCCTCCGGGCCCCTGGTGCGCGAGCTGCAGTTCCCGTACCACCCGCACGTGACCGTGGCGCACGGCATCGCGGAGGAGGCCATGGACCGCGCGTACGCGGAGCTCTCCTCGTACGAGGCCGCCTGGACCTGCGGTTCCTTCGCGTTGTACGAGCAGGGCGCGGACGGGGTCTGGCGCAAGATCAACGAGTTCCCGTTCGGTGGCGGCGGCAGCGCACCGGCCGTGCCCGCCCAGGGCGGCAGCTCCATGGACCGGCCTTCCCTTCACACCTGA
- the trpS gene encoding tryptophan--tRNA ligase, translated as MASDRPRVLSGIQPTAGSFHLGNYLGAVRQWVALQESHDAFYMVVDLHAITVPQDPKELRANTRLAAAQLLAAGLDPERCTLFVQSHVPEHAQLGWIMNCLTGFGEASRMTQFKDKSAKQGADRATVGLFTYPVLQVADILLYQANQVPVGEDQRQHIELTRDLAERFNGRFGPTFTVPAPYILKETAKIFDLQDPAIKMSKSASTPKGLINLLDDPKVTAKKVKSAVTDTDTVIRYDAEKKPGVSNLLSIYSTLTGTAVTDLEQKYEGKGYGALKTDLAEVMVEFVTPFRTRTQEYLDDPETLDALLAKGAEKARTVAAETLAQTYDRMGLLPAKH; from the coding sequence ATGGCCTCTGATCGACCCCGCGTGCTCTCCGGAATCCAGCCCACCGCAGGCTCGTTCCACCTCGGCAACTATCTCGGTGCGGTCCGCCAGTGGGTGGCGCTGCAGGAGTCCCACGACGCCTTCTACATGGTGGTGGACCTGCACGCGATCACCGTTCCGCAGGACCCGAAGGAGCTCCGCGCCAACACGCGGCTCGCCGCCGCCCAGTTGCTGGCGGCCGGGCTCGACCCGGAGCGGTGCACGCTCTTCGTCCAGAGCCATGTCCCCGAACACGCCCAGCTCGGCTGGATCATGAACTGCCTCACCGGTTTCGGCGAGGCGTCACGCATGACGCAGTTCAAGGACAAGTCCGCCAAGCAGGGTGCGGACCGGGCGACCGTGGGCCTCTTCACCTACCCGGTGCTCCAGGTCGCCGACATCCTGCTGTACCAGGCCAACCAGGTCCCGGTCGGCGAGGACCAGCGTCAGCACATCGAGCTCACCCGGGACCTCGCCGAGCGGTTCAACGGCCGCTTCGGCCCGACGTTCACCGTCCCGGCGCCGTACATCCTCAAGGAGACGGCGAAGATCTTCGACCTGCAGGACCCGGCGATCAAGATGAGCAAGTCGGCGTCCACGCCGAAGGGGCTGATCAACCTCCTCGACGACCCGAAGGTCACCGCCAAGAAGGTCAAGAGCGCGGTCACCGACACGGACACCGTGATCCGCTACGACGCGGAGAAGAAGCCCGGTGTCAGCAACCTGCTGAGCATCTACTCCACCCTCACCGGCACCGCCGTCACGGATCTGGAGCAGAAGTACGAGGGCAAGGGCTACGGCGCGCTCAAGACCGACCTCGCCGAGGTCATGGTGGAGTTCGTCACTCCGTTCCGCACCCGGACCCAGGAGTATCTGGACGACCCGGAGACCCTGGACGCCCTGCTGGCCAAGGGAGCCGAGAAGGCCAGGACCGTCGCCGCCGAGACGCTCGCACAGACCTACGACCGGATGGGCCTTCTGCCCGCGAAGCACTGA